From a single Limibacillus halophilus genomic region:
- the mnmA gene encoding tRNA 2-thiouridine(34) synthase MnmA, with translation MMRSLESTNSLGLPGAPADTRVVVAMSGGVDSSVAAALLKREGYDVVGITLQLYDHGAAVQRKGACCAGQDIYDARRVAETIGIPHYVLDYESRFSESVIEDFADSYMRGETPIPCVRCNQTVKFRDLLSTAKELGAAALATGHYVRREAGVSGTELHQAEDDSRDQSYFLFATTPEQLDFLRFPLGGLPKSETRKLAEELNLPVAAKPDSQDICFVPNGSYAQVVSRLRPGALDPGEIVDLKGQVLGHHEGIINFTIGQRRGIGIGGTADPLYVVAIDAQAARVVVGPKSALARDRVFVKELNWLDGRPLGQEGRSCQVKLRSAQPAAAARVMASPGGGAVIDLVEPQHGIAPGQAAVLYDGSQVLGGGWIVGSELRNQEVA, from the coding sequence ATGATGCGTAGCCTTGAATCAACCAACAGCCTGGGATTGCCGGGCGCTCCCGCCGACACGCGTGTTGTGGTCGCCATGTCGGGTGGCGTCGACTCTTCGGTTGCTGCCGCGTTGTTGAAGCGCGAGGGCTACGACGTGGTGGGCATCACCTTGCAGCTTTACGATCACGGCGCCGCCGTTCAACGCAAGGGTGCCTGCTGCGCGGGTCAGGACATCTATGATGCGCGCCGTGTTGCCGAGACAATCGGTATCCCGCACTACGTACTGGATTACGAGAGCCGTTTTTCGGAATCGGTGATCGAGGATTTTGCCGACAGCTACATGCGCGGTGAAACGCCGATTCCCTGTGTGCGTTGCAATCAGACGGTTAAGTTTCGGGATCTGCTTTCCACGGCGAAAGAGTTGGGTGCGGCGGCTTTGGCCACCGGTCACTATGTACGGCGCGAGGCGGGCGTCAGCGGAACTGAGCTTCATCAAGCCGAGGACGATAGCCGGGATCAAAGCTACTTCCTGTTTGCGACAACGCCTGAGCAGTTGGATTTTCTGCGCTTTCCGCTTGGCGGTCTTCCCAAAAGCGAAACGCGTAAACTGGCCGAGGAATTGAACCTGCCGGTCGCGGCGAAGCCGGACAGTCAGGATATTTGCTTTGTCCCCAATGGGTCTTATGCGCAGGTGGTCTCACGCTTACGTCCCGGCGCCTTGGACCCGGGCGAGATTGTCGACCTGAAAGGGCAAGTGCTGGGGCACCATGAGGGCATCATCAATTTCACAATCGGGCAGCGCCGCGGAATTGGGATCGGCGGTACCGCCGATCCGCTCTATGTCGTGGCTATAGACGCGCAAGCGGCGCGGGTGGTCGTCGGACCAAAATCGGCCCTGGCGCGCGATCGGGTCTTCGTGAAGGAATTGAATTGGCTGGATGGACGCCCCTTGGGGCAGGAAGGCCGGAGTTGCCAGGTAAAACTGCGTTCGGCCCAACCGGCCGCCGCTGCACGGGTGATGGCGAGTCCGGGTGGCGGCGCCGTCATTGACTTGGTTGAGCCCCAGCATGGTATCGCGCCCGGCCAGGCGGCAGTTCTCTATGACGGGAGTCAGGTGCTTGGCGGCGGCTGGATAGTTGGTAGCGAACTGCGCAACCAGGAAGTCGCTTAA
- a CDS encoding alpha/beta hydrolase family protein, translating to MKLLRQAERVEPFVFRPWFDRLTLRGILDWFQPLSRAWSLAEAVDYDPADYVAGIGKPLPPGPGWERGLALLLGRAEEQRHEWVGADRRWQEGFFGADAASIDLVALEAARMGAADRFMNARSLFLPLKLLGRLPPLSWDIATPEKLGTSFDGAAADPVRFLDPTQATAKLRQTHSMIEGGVRHRWITAEGQSENDGAPLWARVIEPVDAVDPPTLVFLHGISMETDFWAGFNDAAMLAVKQGFRLIRAEGPGHGRRRAPGTFGGEEVLSTGPFGFINYISRHLLEAALLIAWARGQGGGPVGLAGVSLGGLTAQKLACASRHWPDAYKPDALMLMVVSGRVSTLKMGGRLAGEMRLPERLAKAGWTDDLLRRYAPLVEPERDAPLPPERIFMLLGVEDEIMPISEGRALARDWRLPDENVTIRPQGHFTAYLGLPAAPQPFFQFLQRIKHL from the coding sequence ATGAAATTGTTAAGGCAGGCGGAGCGTGTTGAGCCTTTCGTCTTCCGGCCCTGGTTCGATCGTCTGACACTGCGCGGAATTCTGGACTGGTTTCAGCCCTTGTCGCGTGCCTGGAGCCTCGCGGAGGCCGTGGATTATGACCCTGCCGACTACGTCGCAGGAATCGGCAAGCCCCTGCCGCCAGGTCCCGGTTGGGAGCGTGGGTTGGCGTTGTTGCTGGGAAGGGCCGAGGAGCAGCGCCACGAATGGGTCGGCGCGGACCGGCGTTGGCAGGAAGGGTTTTTTGGCGCTGACGCCGCAAGCATCGACTTAGTAGCGCTGGAAGCGGCACGCATGGGCGCAGCCGACCGCTTCATGAACGCCCGTAGCCTTTTTCTGCCGCTCAAGCTGTTGGGGCGGTTGCCGCCCTTGTCTTGGGATATAGCAACCCCGGAAAAGTTAGGAACGTCCTTCGACGGAGCGGCGGCCGACCCGGTACGCTTCCTGGACCCCACGCAAGCAACTGCCAAATTGCGGCAGACCCACAGCATGATCGAGGGCGGTGTCCGACATCGCTGGATAACTGCGGAAGGCCAGTCCGAAAACGACGGCGCACCGCTCTGGGCCCGGGTCATAGAGCCTGTTGATGCTGTTGATCCACCTACCTTGGTTTTTCTCCACGGTATTTCCATGGAGACGGATTTTTGGGCGGGATTCAACGATGCGGCGATGTTAGCGGTCAAACAGGGCTTTCGGCTGATTCGAGCCGAAGGCCCCGGACATGGCCGTCGCCGGGCTCCCGGCACATTCGGCGGCGAGGAGGTGCTTTCGACAGGCCCCTTCGGCTTTATCAATTATATCAGCCGCCATCTGCTCGAGGCTGCGCTCTTGATTGCCTGGGCGCGGGGGCAGGGCGGCGGCCCGGTAGGGCTGGCCGGTGTAAGCTTGGGTGGACTGACAGCCCAGAAACTAGCTTGCGCATCACGCCACTGGCCCGATGCCTACAAGCCGGATGCCTTGATGTTGATGGTGGTCAGTGGGCGGGTTTCAACTTTGAAGATGGGGGGGCGCCTTGCCGGGGAAATGCGCCTGCCCGAACGTCTGGCCAAGGCCGGTTGGACGGACGACCTGCTGCGCCGCTATGCGCCGCTGGTCGAGCCGGAACGTGATGCGCCGCTGCCGCCGGAGCGAATCTTCATGCTGTTGGGTGTTGAAGACGAGATCATGCCAATTTCCGAAGGCCGTGCGCTGGCGCGCGACTGGCGCTTGCCGGACGAGAACGTCACAATCCGACCACAGGGCCACTTCACCGCTTATCTTGGGTTGCCTGCCGCGCCGCAGCCGTTCTTCCAGTTCTTGCAACGAATCAAGCATTTATAG
- a CDS encoding DUF302 domain-containing protein, translating into MRFPKLTILTLAWLLVAIVAPRADEPAWPRNWVVISTPHSYGALVERFNDAVAEQQMGIVSRASATVGVKKLLDEDIPGNMVIGVYRPDFAKRMLAASIPAGIEAPIRFYITENSDGTATLSYAPPSEVFAPYDDGGVALDDLARELDVIFKAIAEKATAG; encoded by the coding sequence ATGAGATTTCCGAAACTTACGATACTGACTTTGGCTTGGCTGTTGGTCGCGATAGTAGCGCCTAGAGCCGATGAACCGGCATGGCCCCGGAACTGGGTCGTGATTTCCACACCCCATAGCTATGGCGCTCTCGTCGAGCGTTTCAACGATGCCGTGGCCGAGCAGCAAATGGGGATCGTGTCTCGGGCCAGCGCCACCGTCGGCGTCAAGAAGCTCCTTGACGAGGATATACCCGGCAACATGGTCATAGGCGTCTACCGTCCCGATTTCGCCAAGCGCATGCTGGCGGCCTCGATCCCGGCGGGTATCGAAGCGCCGATCCGTTTCTACATTACCGAGAACAGCGATGGGACGGCGACGCTCAGCTACGCTCCTCCCAGTGAGGTTTTTGCGCCCTACGACGACGGCGGTGTAGCACTCGATGATCTGGCGCGCGAACTTGATGTCATCTTCAAAGCAATCGCGGAAAAGGCGACGGCCGGATAG
- the tenA gene encoding thiaminase II — MAALFEELKANCRDDWAAYTNHSFVRALAAGTLEIEAFRFYLAQDYLFLKHFARAYALAVYKSETLSDMRAAVATLDGLLNHEMLLHVDLAAGWGIDAKALEATVEHPANMAYTRFVLERGLAGDLLDLLVALAPCVVGYGEIGSRLLADSSATLAANPYRSWIETYGGVEYQEIAAAAAAQIERVASDRLGDRPTANLRWATIQETFAAATRLEVGFWQMGLDAAAR, encoded by the coding sequence GTGGCGGCACTGTTTGAGGAATTGAAGGCCAACTGCCGCGATGACTGGGCAGCCTATACCAACCATTCTTTTGTTCGTGCGCTCGCGGCAGGGACGCTCGAGATCGAGGCATTTCGATTTTATCTGGCGCAGGACTATCTGTTCCTGAAGCATTTCGCGCGCGCTTACGCTCTGGCGGTCTATAAAAGCGAAACTCTTTCTGATATGCGGGCAGCCGTTGCGACCCTGGATGGTCTCCTTAATCATGAGATGCTGCTGCATGTCGATTTGGCGGCAGGGTGGGGAATAGATGCAAAGGCGTTGGAAGCCACCGTCGAGCACCCTGCCAACATGGCCTATACGCGTTTTGTCCTGGAGCGTGGTCTGGCCGGAGACCTACTGGATCTGTTAGTGGCATTGGCGCCCTGTGTAGTCGGTTATGGCGAAATCGGTTCGCGTTTGCTCGCCGATAGTAGCGCCACACTGGCAGCCAACCCCTATCGCTCCTGGATTGAGACCTATGGTGGTGTGGAGTACCAGGAGATTGCGGCCGCGGCAGCTGCGCAGATCGAACGTGTTGCCAGCGATCGCTTGGGTGATCGCCCGACGGCGAACCTTCGCTGGGCGACGATTCAGGAAACATTCGCGGCCGCCACCCGGTTAGAGGTGGGTTTCTGGCAGATGGGTCTGGACGCCGCCGCCCGATGA
- a CDS encoding ferredoxin family 2Fe-2S iron-sulfur cluster binding protein → MPKMVFIERDGNRKEVDAPVGLSVLEIAHRNDVDIEGACEGSLACSTCHVILEADWYTKLEDASEDEEDMLDLAFGLTETSRLGCQIIMNDDLDGLTVKLPAETRNMLFE, encoded by the coding sequence ATGCCGAAGATGGTCTTCATCGAGCGGGATGGAAATCGCAAGGAAGTCGATGCGCCGGTTGGCCTATCGGTGCTGGAGATAGCGCACCGCAATGACGTCGATATCGAAGGTGCTTGTGAAGGCTCGCTCGCCTGTTCCACCTGCCACGTCATCCTGGAAGCCGATTGGTATACCAAGTTGGAAGATGCTTCCGAAGATGAAGAGGATATGCTCGATCTCGCTTTCGGTCTTACTGAAACCTCTCGCCTGGGCTGCCAGATCATCATGAATGATGATCTTGATGGCCTGACGGTCAAGCTGCCCGCCGAAACCCGCAATATGCTTTTCGAGTAG
- a CDS encoding aminotransferase class V-fold PLP-dependent enzyme has translation MTKDNTPKTPVYLDYQATTPLDPRVFKAMEPYFTEFFANPHSVEHSPGRAVAAAVEEAREQVAALIGADPREVIFTSGATEANNLAIKGAARFLRRHKGLDHIVTLATEHKCVLESVRALEREGFRATYLPVLPSGLVDMDKLALALESKTALVCVMAVNNETGVIQPLARIGALCRARGVLFHSDAAQAAGRIALDMEAMQIDLLSLSSHKIYGPKGMGALYVRRRPRVRLEPLFDGGGQERGLRSGTLPAPLCIGFGEACRIAGEERESDNARVSALRARLLDGLRARVEGVTVNGEWDQRIAGNLNLRFAGVNAQSLIAAVPDLAFSTGSACSSAEVEPSYVLGALGLDEAQSRQSMRLALGRFTSEVDVDFAVATLSDAVRALRAQKRQGAAE, from the coding sequence GTGACAAAGGACAATACGCCTAAAACGCCGGTGTATCTGGACTATCAAGCCACAACGCCCCTCGATCCGAGAGTTTTCAAGGCGATGGAGCCCTATTTCACGGAGTTCTTTGCCAATCCTCACAGTGTCGAGCACAGCCCTGGCAGGGCAGTCGCCGCCGCCGTCGAGGAGGCGCGCGAGCAGGTCGCCGCCTTGATCGGCGCTGACCCTCGCGAGGTGATTTTTACGTCGGGCGCAACTGAGGCGAACAATCTTGCGATCAAGGGAGCCGCACGCTTCTTGAGGCGGCACAAGGGGCTCGATCACATAGTCACCCTGGCAACCGAGCATAAGTGTGTGTTGGAGTCCGTTCGCGCGCTCGAGCGTGAAGGTTTTCGCGCCACCTATCTGCCGGTTCTTCCCAGCGGCTTGGTTGATATGGACAAGCTCGCCCTGGCCCTGGAATCCAAAACCGCTCTGGTTTGCGTGATGGCGGTAAACAACGAAACGGGCGTGATACAGCCTTTGGCCCGGATTGGCGCGCTTTGCCGTGCGCGCGGTGTCCTGTTTCACAGCGACGCCGCACAGGCTGCAGGACGCATCGCATTGGACATGGAAGCCATGCAGATCGACCTATTGAGCCTGTCCAGCCATAAAATCTATGGTCCCAAAGGTATGGGGGCGCTTTACGTGCGCCGCCGCCCACGTGTTCGCCTGGAGCCCTTGTTCGACGGCGGTGGGCAAGAGCGTGGGTTGCGATCCGGAACACTGCCGGCGCCGCTCTGCATAGGTTTCGGTGAGGCTTGTCGCATCGCCGGTGAGGAGCGGGAGAGCGACAATGCCCGTGTTTCGGCCTTGCGCGCGCGCCTGCTCGATGGTTTAAGGGCGCGCGTTGAAGGTGTAACGGTCAATGGCGAGTGGGACCAGCGGATCGCGGGCAATCTCAATCTCCGGTTCGCAGGTGTTAATGCTCAATCGCTAATTGCCGCTGTCCCCGACTTGGCGTTTTCAACGGGGTCCGCTTGCAGTTCGGCGGAAGTCGAGCCGTCTTATGTATTGGGTGCGCTGGGTTTGGACGAAGCGCAGTCACGCCAGTCGATGCGTTTGGCCCTGGGCCGTTTCACGAGTGAAGTCGACGTAGATTTTGCCGTGGCGACGCTTTCGGACGCGGTGCGGGCGCTGCGGGCGCAGAAACGCCAGGGTGCGGCGGAATAG